The following is a genomic window from Dryobates pubescens isolate bDryPub1 chromosome 22, bDryPub1.pri, whole genome shotgun sequence.
GATACTAGTTTCTTAATTCCAAGCTTCCTTCATGTTATGGCAGTGGTATTACAGAATCAGTGAGATGCCTCCATACTGGGTGACAAAACCAAGCACGATAGTCTTAAGCATGACCTGTACAACAGAGTATTTATCACTTACTAACTTCAGTATCACACAGAATGAGGTGAAAGATTTGGAGTTGGTGAAGGGTTAGTTCCAAataactgaaaggaaaaaaaagggtatACTTGCAAAAGGCAATTAGTTTACATTAAAAAGTGGTTCAAGAACTGATTTGATCCTTGCAGTCTTTGATATGTAGGACTAATCCACTGTTAAAAACTTTCCATTTCAGAATCTCCTGTCTTTCTTATTGCCTCGTCATACTAGACTGAGAAACCAGATTACAGAAGTTCTTGATCTGGATTTGATAAAACAGGAGGCAGAGAATGGGGCCCTTGACATTTCTAAGTTGGTTGAATTTGTTATTGGGATGATGGGGACGCTCTGTGCTCCAGCTCGAGATGAAGAAATTAAGAAGCTGAAAGACATTCATGAAATAGTTCCTCTGTTCAGGTACTGAAATGGTATTTATAAGCCACACTGAGAGTCCCCTAAATAATTTTAGATGTGaggtgctttccagcagggcagcttgcaGATCTTTGTAGACAAAAAGGGTGATACAGAAAGGGATGTAGTTGTGGGCATGAATAGGAGAGATGCCTCGGAAATCTGTAATAAGGACTATCTTTGTTCTGGTGAACTGGAGTATTTGTCTGGCTCCTGCATTTTCTTAAATGCCAAATGCATACAAGCCTTGAGATAGGAAGTGAATGGTCAGTTTGTATCAGAATTTCATATtggcagcagagagggggaaaaaaagcagacaaGAGCATAGGAAATGGGTATTCCTGTTCTCCAGCAGTTTGTCCTTTACCTCCCACTCCACTCCCTATAAAAAATCCTTTCAGTTCTAAAGGGAGTGTACATACCACATCTGGGAGCACTGAGGCTTCTGCTTTGGCACCACATCATCAGCTGAACAGCTCAGAGTCTCAACAGAATAAATTTCATTACCACTGTTGTTTTCTAATTTGATAAACTTCCAGGAGTTCAGGACTGACTTGGCAGAAATATTGCCAGCAGGAATTAGGTTGCTTTGAAATTAAGATGTTTTCcaggtgtggtttggtttggatggggtgggggtgtttttggatgtttttttgtgttttggtgtcCGTCCCCCCCAgttcttttattctttcttcccttccttgagTCTTATTATTCACTTCCCACTGAAGCTGGCTTTAGAAGCTGCCCACAGGGATGGCATGTAAACTTGGAAACCCAAAGGTCTTTTTATGTATCCAACATATGATATTGCACAGCCTGGGAGATGTCATCTATGGAGTGAATAAAGTTAAATCTATGGAGGCTTCTTTATAGAATAGCAAGATTTATTTCCTGCTTGGAAGGGGCACATGCATGCACTTACATGTTTGCTCAAGCTTCCTCTCTGTCTCGGTGCTCTTAAATAGTTAAGCATCCTATTAATGTTTCTCATACATGTTTTTGTGCTTTCCTTAGACAACCTGTAGTAAATCTTGTAAATAATACCTCTTAAACAGCTGCAGTCTTGAATaactttttctgtttgtttgtttagagcAATTTTCTCTGTATTAGACCTAATGAAAATGGATATGGCAAACTTCGCTGTCAGTAGTATTAGGCCAAAATTAATGCAGCAGTCTGCTGAATATGAAAGAAAGAAGTTTCAGGAGTTTCTTGAGAAACATCCAAGTATgactttgttcttttctttcttcccctctgacCTTCCAGTAAACTGCCTGTCTTTGCTTGTAGATCCTGAGAAGAAGTCAGATTTTTGTATTAAGTTGTAGGATTCATATAGTAAATGACAGCTTATGCCCCAAAACTGTGCTTTGAAAAAAATCTGCTAGCACTTAGTGCACTGGAGCTGAGTTTTACTCCAGTAGGGCACAGTTACCTAGCATCCTCTCACCTCCACTTTCCTGTAGCTGGGGTaacatttttaaatgttttgcttAATGCAAGAAACTAAATGCATGTCAATAACTGATATCATGGGGATTAGCAGCAGTGACTAATGGGATATTATGCAAATtattgatggggaaaaaaaatctatcttTGAAAAGGGATTTTCTTAGTAAgattattctttttctctgcttttccagaTTCCTTAGACCTTGTCACAAAGTGGTtgcaagaagcagcagatgaTCTTACAAAGCTGAGATCTAAAGCACTGCCTTCCCACTGTAGTGATGATGGTGCTACTGGTGGAGCGTCTGCCTTGTGCTCCACTGCTGTACAAAATCAGGCCTATCTGAAGCTCCTGAAGTGGGATCATGTAAACAGGCCCTTTCCAGAAGTAAgtattaacagaaaaaaaagtacttctgtgcttgctgtgcttttctgttgcAAACAAACTGTTTGCATTTGTAGCCTCACaagtaaaatattaaaaactctCTTGACTGAGAGCTTTTGTAGGTCTCAGGTACTTCTTTTCCAACTGAGAAAGATTCAGTACTGAAGAAGAGTTaattctttccattttcttcctgaTACTCACCTGCTGAGCATGTGTTGCTCCTTTCTGTGTCTATGACTTCACTGCTGTGAACAGGCAGGCATCACAGTGTCACTCCACAGCCCAGCATCCTGACTCTGTTCTGTGCTGGCTTCCTCACTCATTGCAGACAGTGCTTATGGACCAGACGCGCTTCCAGGAAatacagctggagctggagcagctcctcatGATTGGGACAGTCCTTCTGGTCACATTCAGtgcagcaggctcagcactCGTTGATATGCCTGGATTTGCAGAGAAAATCAAAACCATTGTCAAGGTGCTGCTGACAGGAATGCATCTGACGTGAGTATGGCATAGTTCTGGTCACCCACAGGCAGGTGGAGCTCTTTTCACCCTAGCAGTCAGCGTAAGCCCCTCTCTGGCTGTGGACCACCGAATGTGTGGGTGAACCGATGAGGGCCTTTTATGAGCCTGGGCTGACAGTTTTTATTCAGCTTACTCAGATCTGTCTTCTCTGACTCTGTTGTTTTCTGGGATGTACATGCTCCCTGTTTCAGAGCATGTTTTTCTCATGATGCCTGTCTGATTCACATGAGTGtgagcagctgcctgtgagcagggcttgggctagGCTCCCTTGGGATTTGAGTGTGGcatgggcagctgcctgcaggtgtAGAGTGATTGCTGTGCACAGATAGGTTGGGAACTTTTTTCATTAGAGGTATGTGTAGGCAGAAGGTCTACAGGCTGGAAATCTTGAGTGCTATCCTACCTCCCTGTTTTGTATCTCAGCTTCATCTCCCATATCTATagctctctctatatatatagatagatatatcTCATGTATTATTCTTTATAGTTCTGGCTTTGGATTACACTTCTTCCATTACATTTGATAGATACAGCAACTTCAATTGGAGAGTTTGTTTGTAGGTGGGAAGATAGCTAGCTCAGTAATACTCTACTCCACATTCTCCAGGTCCTTTAACTTGAAGGAATCTTTGGCTACCATTGGTGAAAAGGTGTGTGCTGAGGTGAACAGCTGCCTctcccagcatggcttcacACCATTCTCAGTGGAGAAAGAGACTGTACTTAAAGGACAAATCCAAGCAGTGGCCAGTCCAGAGAACACCATATGCAAGCTCATAGGTATGCTGTCCTCAGGTGACCCCTTGTGtgtctttgtggagctggtggtgTCATGTCCACGTAGTTTCTCATTTCATCTGTTTCAAATACTTGTTTAGTGTGCTCAGGCTTTCTGTACTTAATGTGAGATTATGCTGTTTCTGACTGACTGTCtcttttgaaaaacaaaccaaaacccttgGTCCAATTTTTCCAGATTCTCGAATTCAAAAGTTTCTGGAGAACTATATTGCATCTAGTCACCAGAAATCGTTACCTGCTGTTCCTGGAGGATTAGGTCCTATTCAAAGAGAGCTGGAAGAGATTGCTGTCAAGTATGTCCGTCTGGTCAACTACAACAAAATGGTCTTCAGCCCTTACTATGATGCAATCCTTGGCAAAATACTGGCTAAGGAAGAATCCCAACCTGTAGGGA
Proteins encoded in this region:
- the TCP11L1 gene encoding T-complex protein 11-like protein 1, coding for MSENPDKPHSSEEKLSGVEDDQEESLDNPDQSIRKRIRQSAPGSHGNDTPKSSPPRPVSIEELMETAKGVTNMVLAHEIVVNGDFQIKPAELPEHSLEKKVRDIVHKAFWDCLEAQLKEDPPTYDHAIKLLGEIKENLLSFLLPRHTRLRNQITEVLDLDLIKQEAENGALDISKLVEFVIGMMGTLCAPARDEEIKKLKDIHEIVPLFRAIFSVLDLMKMDMANFAVSSIRPKLMQQSAEYERKKFQEFLEKHPNSLDLVTKWLQEAADDLTKLRSKALPSHCSDDGATGGASALCSTAVQNQAYLKLLKWDHVNRPFPETVLMDQTRFQEIQLELEQLLMIGTVLLVTFSAAGSALVDMPGFAEKIKTIVKVLLTGMHLTSFNLKESLATIGEKVCAEVNSCLSQHGFTPFSVEKETVLKGQIQAVASPENTICKLIDSRIQKFLENYIASSHQKSLPAVPGGLGPIQRELEEIAVKYVRLVNYNKMVFSPYYDAILGKILAKEESQPVGKSEAS